A part of Vulcanisaeta moutnovskia 768-28 genomic DNA contains:
- a CDS encoding acetoin utilization protein AcuC, with translation MEKLVLSYSDKYLNYDFGPWHPFKPYREQKLIELLREHDLLGTYVDLVEPELASDDELMLVHTKDYIEYVKKASANGVGYLDYGDTPAFRGVHEAAAIRVGGTLLVTKLVNANKYVHGFNPGGGFHHAKPGEAAGFCVYNDIAIAIKWLRNHGVRRVAVVDVDVHHADGTQEVFNNEDVLLISTHGYDGRFYPGTGWIDEDGVGPGKGLKVNIPLPPHTGDDLYSIVIDEVIKPILDRYSPEFLVLQFGADAHTGDELGILDLTTASYLKVLSIIHEMAHKYAGGRLVMTGGGGYDVWNTVKTWFLATVLLTDPGKLSQYSNYLDPEPTRTPGRYYEEALYVIDAVKQRFGI, from the coding sequence ATGGAGAAACTTGTACTCTCGTACTCGGATAAGTACTTGAACTATGATTTTGGGCCATGGCACCCCTTTAAGCCGTATAGGGAGCAGAAATTGATAGAATTGCTCAGGGAGCACGACCTATTGGGGACTTACGTTGACTTAGTGGAGCCTGAGCTTGCCTCTGATGATGAGTTAATGCTAGTTCATACTAAGGATTACATAGAGTATGTTAAGAAGGCTAGTGCTAATGGTGTGGGTTACTTGGATTACGGAGATACGCCAGCCTTTAGGGGTGTTCATGAGGCAGCGGCCATCAGGGTTGGCGGTACATTACTTGTTACAAAGCTCGTTAACGCCAATAAGTATGTACATGGTTTCAACCCAGGTGGTGGTTTCCACCATGCCAAGCCAGGTGAGGCTGCGGGTTTCTGTGTCTATAATGACATAGCCATAGCCATTAAGTGGCTTAGGAACCATGGTGTAAGGCGTGTGGCTGTGGTTGATGTTGATGTTCACCATGCAGATGGCACGCAGGAGGTATTTAACAACGAGGATGTCTTGTTAATATCGACTCACGGTTATGACGGCCGCTTCTACCCAGGTACTGGCTGGATTGATGAGGATGGTGTAGGCCCTGGTAAGGGACTTAAGGTAAACATACCATTACCGCCTCATACAGGTGATGATTTATACTCAATAGTAATTGATGAGGTAATAAAGCCAATACTTGACAGGTACTCACCTGAGTTCCTGGTTCTTCAGTTTGGTGCTGATGCACACACTGGTGATGAATTGGGGATACTTGATCTAACCACGGCATCATATCTCAAGGTGCTCAGTATTATTCATGAGATGGCGCATAAGTATGCTGGTGGTAGGTTGGTCATGACTGGTGGTGGAGGTTATGATGTTTGGAATACCGTTAAGACCTGGTTCCTCGCCACCGTGTTACTCACAGACCCAGGTAAGCTTAGTCAGTACTCGAACTACCTCGATCCGGAGCCTACGAGAACCCCTGGGCGTTATTACGAGGAGGCATTATACGTGATAGACGCTGTGAAACAAAGATTCGGAATCTAA
- a CDS encoding DNA-directed RNA polymerase subunit P, whose amino-acid sequence MYMCLRCGRVFSLEDMITPGVHCPYCGYRIIIKIRSFQTKRVSHIE is encoded by the coding sequence ATGTACATGTGCCTCAGATGCGGTAGGGTGTTTTCACTCGAGGACATGATAACACCTGGTGTCCACTGCCCATACTGTGGATATAGAATTATTATTAAAATAAGGTCCTTCCAGACAAAGAGGGTATCGCATATTGAGTAG
- a CDS encoding nicotinamide-nucleotide adenylyltransferase codes for MVRALFVGRFQPLHRGHEEVIKWILSRHDELVIAIGSANESFTLRNPFTVGERIEMLHSMLKELNLVNRALYCAVPDTKGDSALWYAYVREQCPSFDIAYTNDEFTKLCLEYGGIKVLNTPFFNKEVYSGTRIRELMAAGDRSWQGFVATGVLPILSRINAEDRVRRIVQK; via the coding sequence ATGGTAAGGGCATTGTTTGTTGGGAGGTTTCAACCATTGCATAGGGGGCATGAGGAAGTAATTAAGTGGATATTAAGTAGGCATGACGAGTTAGTTATTGCAATTGGGTCCGCTAATGAGTCGTTTACGCTTAGGAACCCATTCACTGTTGGTGAGAGGATTGAAATGCTCCACTCAATGCTTAAGGAGTTAAACCTAGTCAATAGGGCCCTCTATTGCGCCGTACCCGATACGAAGGGCGATTCAGCCCTATGGTATGCCTATGTCCGTGAGCAATGCCCATCATTCGACATAGCCTACACTAATGATGAATTCACGAAGTTATGCCTTGAATACGGCGGCATTAAAGTCCTTAATACACCGTTCTTCAATAAGGAGGTTTATAGTGGTACGAGGATTAGGGAGTTGATGGCTGCTGGTGATAGGTCATGGCAGGGTTTCGTGGCCACGGGGGTATTGCCAATCCTGAGCAGGATTAATGCCGAGGATAGGGTTCGGAGAATAGTACAAAAATAA